The Nitrospira sp. genome has a segment encoding these proteins:
- a CDS encoding type II toxin-antitoxin system HicB family antitoxin: MKVKVVVHEAEEGGYWAEVPAIPGCATQGETFEALLQNLYEAIEGCLSVELEAPQTTGKDRVLEIAV; the protein is encoded by the coding sequence ATGAAAGTGAAGGTCGTTGTTCATGAAGCGGAGGAAGGCGGATACTGGGCGGAAGTGCCGGCCATTCCCGGTTGCGCAACCCAGGGGGAAACCTTTGAGGCTCTACTCCAGAATCTCTACGAGGCCATCGAGGGCTGTCTGTCCGTCGAGCTGGAAGCTCCGCAGACAACCGGCAAAGATCGGGTGCTCGAAATCGCCGTATGA
- a CDS encoding type II toxin-antitoxin system HicA family toxin, with protein sequence MTPLSGKELARVVEQHGWQLLRIQGSHHVYGKPGSKVRLSIPIHANAPLKLGLFKHLLKIAELSEQQIR encoded by the coding sequence ATGACCCCTCTCTCAGGGAAGGAGCTTGCCAGAGTCGTGGAACAACATGGCTGGCAGTTGCTCCGCATCCAGGGAAGCCATCATGTTTACGGTAAGCCTGGCTCAAAGGTTCGACTGTCTATTCCGATCCACGCCAATGCGCCGCTGAAGCTCGGTCTCTTCAAACATCTACTGAAAATAGCAGAGCTATCGGAACAACAGATCCGCTGA